The Daucus carota subsp. sativus chromosome 7, DH1 v3.0, whole genome shotgun sequence genome window below encodes:
- the LOC135147772 gene encoding photosystem I P700 chlorophyll a apoprotein A1-like, whose product MLFAGWFHYHKAAPKLAWFQDVESMLNHHLAGLLGLGSLSWAGHQVHVSLPINQFLNAGVDPKEIPLPHEFILNRDLLAQLYPSFAEGATPFFTLDWSKYSDFLTFRGGLDPVTGGLWLTDIAHHHLAIAILFLIAGHMYKTNWGIGHGLKDILEAHKGPFTGQGHKGLYEILTTSWHAQLSLNLAMLGSLTIIVAHHMYSMPPYPYLATDYGTQLSLFTHHMWIGGFLIVGAAAHAAIFMVRDYDPTTRYNDLLDRVLRHRDAIISHLNWACIFLGFHSFGLYIHNDTMSALGRPQDMFSDTAIQLQPVFAQWIQNTHALAPSATAPGATTSTSLTWGGGDLVAVGGKVALLPIPLGTADFLVHHIHAFTIHVTVLILLKGVLFARSSRLIPDKANLGFRFPCDGPGRGGTCQVSAWDHVFLGLFWMYNAISVVIFHFSWKMQSDVWGSISDQGVVTHITGGNFAQSSITINGWLRDFLWAQASQVIQSYGSSLSAYGLFFLGAHFVWAFSLMFLFSGRGYWQELIESIVWAHNKLKVAPATQPRALSIVQGRAVGVTHYLLGGIATTWAFFLARIIAVG is encoded by the coding sequence ATGCTTTTTGCTGGTTGGTTTCATTATCATAAAGCTGCTCCAAAATTGGCTTGGTTTCAAGATGTAGAATCTATGTTGAATCACCATTTAGCGGGGCTACTAGGACTGGGGTCTCTCTCTTGGGCGGGGCATCAAGTACATGTATCTTTACCGATTAACCAATTTCTAAACGCTGGAGTAGATCCTAAAGAGATACCACTTCCTCATGAATTTATCTTGAATCGGGATCTTTTGGCTCAACTTTATCCCAGTTTTGCTGAGGGAGCAACTCCCTTTTTTACCTTGGATTGGTCAAAATATTCAGACTTTCTTACTTTTCGTGGAGGATTAGATCCAGTAACTGGGGGTCTATGGCTGACCGATATCGCACACCATCATTTAGCTATTGCAATTCTTTTCCTGATAGCGGGTCATATGTATAAAACTAACTGGGGTATTGGTCATGGCCTAAAAGATATTTTAGAAGCTCATAAAGGTCCATTTACGGGTCAGGGCCATAAAGGCCTATATGAAATCCTAACAACATCATGGCATGCTCAATTATCTCTTAACCTAGCTATGTTAGGCTCTTTAACCATTATTGTAGCTCACCATATGTATTCTATGCCGCCTTATCCGTATCTAGCTACTGACTATGGTACACAACTGTCATTGTTCACACATCACATGTGGATTGGTGGATTTCTCATAGTTGGCGCTGCTGCGCATGCAGCCATTTTTATGGTAAGAGACTATGATCCTACTACTCGATACAATGATCTATTAGATCGTGTCCTTAGGCATCGCGATGCAATCATATCACATCTCAACTGGGCATGTATATTTCTAGGCTTTCACAGTTTTGGTTTGTATATTCATAATGATACCATGAGCGCTTTGGGGCGTCCTCAAGATATGTTTTCGGATACCGCTATACAATTACAACCTGTCTTTGCTCAATGGATACAAAACACCCATGCTTTAGCACCCAGTGCAACGGCTCCGGGTGcaacaacaagcaccagttTAACTTGGGGAGGCGGTGATTTAGTAGCAGTGGGTGGTAAAGTGGCTTTGTTACCTATTCCATTAGGAACTGCAGATTTTTTGGTACATCACATTCATGCATTTACGATTCATGTGACGGTATTAATACTTTTGAAGGGTGTTCTATTTGCTCGTAGCTCCCGTTTGATACCGGATAAAGCAAATCTTGGTTTTCGTTTTCCTTGTGATGGACCTGGAAGAGGGGGGACGTGTCAAGTCTCGGCTTGGGATCATGTCTTCTTAGGGCTATTCTGGATGTATAATGCAATTTCGGTGGTTATATTCCATTTCAGTTGGAAAATGCAGTCAGATGTTTGGGGCAGTATAAGTGATCAAGGGGTAGTAACTCATATCACGGGAGGAAACTTTGCGCAGAGTTCCATTACTATTAATGGGTGGCTCCGCGATTTCTTATGGGCACAGGCATCCCAAGTAATTCAATCTTATGGTTCTTCATTATCGGCATATGGGCTTTTCTTCCTAGGTGCCCATTTTGTATGGGCCTTTAGTTTAATGTTTCTATTCAGTGGACGTGGTTATTGGCAAGAACTTATTGAATCCATCGTTTGGGctcataataaattaaaagttgcTCCTGCTACTCAGCCGAGAGCCTTAAGCATTGTACAAGGACGTGCTGTAGGAGTAACCCATTACCTTCTGGGTGGAATTGCCACAACATGGGCGTTCTTCTTAGCAAGAATTATTGCAGTAGGATAA
- the LOC135147909 gene encoding photosystem I P700 chlorophyll a apoprotein A2-like — MALRFPRFSQGLAQDPTTRRIWFGIATAHDFESHDDITEERLYQNIFASHFGQLAIIFLWTSGNLFHVAWQGNFESWVQDPLHVRPIAHAIWDPHFGQPAVEAFTRGGALGPVNIAYSGVYQWWYTIGLRTNEDLYTGALFLLFLSAISLIAGWLHLQPKWKPSVSWFKNAESRLNHHLSGLFGVSSLAWTGHLVHVAIPASRGEYVRWNNFLDVLPHPQGLGPLFTGQWNLYAQNPDSSSHLFGTSQGAGTAILTLLGGFHPQTQSLWLTDMAHHHLAIAFIFLVAGHMYRTNFGIGHSMKDLLDAHIPPGGRLGRGHKGLYDTINNSLHFQLGLALASLGVITSLVAQHMYSLPAYAFIAQDFTTQAALYTHHQYIAGFIMTGAFAHGAIFFIRDYSPEQNEDNVLARMLDHKEAIISHLSWASLFLGFHTLGLYVHNDVMLAFGTPEKQILIEPIFAQWIQSAHGKTSYGFDVLLSSTNGPAFNAGRSIWLPGWLNAVNETSNSLFLTIGPGDFLVHHAIALGLHTTTLILVKGALDARGSKLMPDKKDFGYSFPCDGPGRGGTCDISAWDAFYLAVFWIIQESKLICFIKRRYQ; from the coding sequence ATGGCATTAAGATTTCCAAGGTTTAGCCAAGGCTTAGCTCAGGACCCCACTACTCGTCGTATTTGGTTTGGTATTGCTACCGCACATGACTTCGAGAGTCATGATGATATTACTGAGGAACGTCTTTATCAGAATATTTTTGCTTCTCACTTCGGGCAATTAGCAATAATTTTTCTGTGGACTTCCGGAAATCTGTTTCATGTAGCTTGGCAAGGAAATTTTGAGTCATGGGTACAGGACCCTTTACATGTAAGACCTATTGCTCATGCAATTTGGGATCCTCATTTTGGTCAACCGGCTGTAGAAGCTTTTACTCGAGGGGGTGCTCTCGGCCCAGTGAATATCGCTTATTCTGGTGTTTATCAGTGGTGGTATACAATCGGTTTACGCACTAATGAAGATCTTTATACTGGAGCTCTTTTTCTATTATTTCTTTCTGCCATATCGTTAATAGCAGGTTGGTTACACCTACAACCGAAATGGAAACCGAGTGTTTCGTGGTTCAAAAATGCCGAATCTCGTCTCAATCATCATTTGTCAGGACTCTTCGGCGTAAGTTCCTTGGCTTGGACAGGGCATTTAGTACACGTGGCTATTCCTGCATCTAGAGGGGAGTACGTTCGATGGAATAATTTCTTAGATGTATTACCACACCCCCAAGGGTTAGGCCCGCTTTTTACAGGCCAGTGGAATCTTTATGCTCAAAACCCCGACTCAAGTAGTCATTTATTTGGTACCTCCCAAGGAGCAGGAACTGCCATTCTAACCCTTCTCGGGGGATTTCATCCACAAACGCAAAGTTTATGGCTGACTGATATGGCTCATCATCATTTAGCTATTGcatttatttttcttgttgCCGGTCATATGTATAGAACTAACTTCGGTATTGGACACAGTATGAAAGATCTTTTAGATGCACATATTCCTCCGGGGGGGCGATTGGGACGTGGGCATAAGGGTCTTTATGACACAATCAATAATTCCCTTCATTTTCAATTAGGCCTTGCTCTAGCCTCTTTAGGGGTTATTACTTCCTTGGTAGCTCAACACATGTACTCTTTACCCGCTTATGCATTCATAGCACAAGACTTTACTACTCAAGCTGCGTTATATACTCATCACCAATACATCGCAGGATTCATCATGACAGGAGCTTTTGCTCATGGAGCTATATTTTTCATTAGAGATTACAGTCCGGAACAGAACGAGGATAATGTATTAGCAAGAATGTTAGACCATAAAGAAGCTATCATATCTCATTTAAGTTGGGCTAGCCTCTTTCTGGGGTTCCATACCTTGGGACTTTATGTTCATAATGATGTTATGCTTGCCTTTGGTACTCCGGAGAAACAAATCTTGATCGAACCTATATTTGCTCAATGGATACAATCCGCTCATGGTAAAACTTCATATGGTTTTGATGTACTTTTATCTTCAACAAATGGCCCGGCATTCAATGCGGGTCGAAGCATATGGTTGCCCGGTTGGTTAAATGCTGTTAATGAGACTAGTAATTCACTATTCTTAACAATAGGCCCCGGAGACTTTTTAGTTCATCATGCTATTGCTCTGGGTTTACATACAACTACATTGATCTTAGTAAAGGGTGCTTTAGATGCACGCGGTTCCAAATTAATGCCGGATAAAAAAGATTTCGGTTATAGTTTTCCGTGCGATGGCCCGGGACGGGGCGGTACTTGTGATATTTCGGCTTGGGACGCGTTTTATTTGGCAGTTTTTTGGATTATTCAAGAATCGAAGTTGATTTGctttataaaaagaagatatcaATGA
- the LOC108193179 gene encoding probable inactive histone-lysine N-methyltransferase SUVR2, with protein MAPNPKVAKACKAMKTYGIAERTVLPVLKNLLDLYDNNWVYIEDENYRVLADAFFDGQNDKCEKSTKAQPSLGNPEECKPQYRKYGLRSQKDQPSVPVNDFRDRPELARVIPPVGFSDKKVSETSSCLMEILPNYDDETPVSCRRKRKLVYQEEEDHSVELKSGDTTSNQIGGHYNGESVADEMPLYDAPLAIIRPGIEDPSHSNYSGMDVRYIEESNAKRETNTPSSIELASSSGGEVKISLICNSPDVRVRSLDAVLKAMEEKCLKSYNITDPAFSLKVMKDVCECFLSLGMVSTSSDPVNPEKGPPSVDGLETSKQLVVANSRLHKAAKFHCTLNLSNGSAKFQNLFRAQPCIPRSVVSKSLVGLNKIINASFFLDDITKGEESRKISMVNEINSERQPAFNYIPKNVTYRGAYVKFLLSRISDDNCCSSCVGDCLSQEIPCACTGETGGLFAYRPGGLLKEDFLEKCILMNQNLSPNLFYCEDCPLLRSEDSRVSGTCNGHVVRNFIKECWYKCGCSKGCGNRVVQRGITANLQVFMTPGEKGWGLRTLENLPKGAFVCEYVGEIVTNSELYDRNKQSAGEKHTYPVLLDSDWGSEGVLKDEEALCLDATYYGNIARFINHRCGDANMVEVPVEIETPDHHYYHVAFFTSREVTADEELTWDYGIDFGDTNHPIKAFKCCCGSKLCRQYKKRKRTRSSS; from the exons ATGGCGCCAAACCCCAAAGTAGCGAAGGCCTGTAAGGCAATGAAAACATATGGCATTGCTGAACGAACAGTATTACCTGTATTGAAGAATCTATTGGATTTGTATGACAACAACTGGGTGTACATTGAAGATGAGAACTACAGAGTTCTTGCAGATGCTTTTTTTGATGGTCAAAATGATAAG TGTGAGAAATCAACAAAGGCACAGCCTTCACTAGGAAATCCTGAGGAGTGTAAACCACAATATAGAAAATATGGTCTGAGGAGCCAAAAAGATCAGCCATCTGTGCCTGTGAATGACTTCAGAGATCGTCCAGAGCTGGCTCGAGTGATACCACCTGTAGGATTCTCTGATAAAAAAGTTTCTGAAACGAGTTCCTGTTTAATGGAGATACTGCCAAACTATGATGACGAGACACCTGTATCATGTCGAAGAAAGAGGAAGTTGGTCtatcaagaagaagaagatcattCTGTTGAGCTGAAAAGTGGGGACACCACATCTAATCAGATAGGAGGACATTATAATGGTGAGTCGGTTGCTGATGAGATGCCACTGTATGATGCTCCTCTTGCTATCATCCGTCCAG GTATAGAGGATCCTTCACATTCAAATTACTCTGGTATGGATGTCAGATATATAGAAGAATCAAATGCCAAGAGGGAAACTAATACACCATCCAGTATTGAACTTGCTTCGTCTTCTGGAGGAGAGGTTAAGATTTCTCTGATCTGTAACTCACCAGATGTTCGCGTCCGAAGTCTTGATGCTGTTTTGAAGGCAATGGAGGAAAAATGCCTTAAATCATATAACATAACAGATCCTGCTTTCTCTCTGAAGGTGATGAAGGATGTTTGTGAATGCTTCCTGAGTTTGGGCATGGTCTCTACTAGTAGCGACCCTGTGAACCCAGAAAAAGGACCACCAAGTGTTGATGGACTTGAAACATCTAAACAACTAGTTGTTGCTAATAGCAGATTGCATAAGGCGGCAAAATTTCACTGTACTTTAAACTTGTCTAATGGCTCAGCCAAATTTCAAAATCTATTCCGGGCCCAACCTTGTATCCCAAGGTCTGTGGTTTCAAAAAGTTTAGTTGGTTTGAACAAGATAATAAATGCCTCTTTTTTTCTTGATGACATAACTAAAGGTGAGGAATCACGTAAAATTTCAATGGTAAATGAAATTAACAGTGAGCGTCAGCCTGCCTTTAACTACATCCCCAAGAATGTAACTTATCGAGGTGCCTATGTTAAGTTTCTTCTTTCTCGGATATCAGATGACAATTGCTGTTCAAGTTGTGTTGGGGATTGTTTGTCTCAGGAAATCCCATGTGCCTGTACTGGTGAAACTGGGGGCCTGTTTGCTTACAGGCCAGGCGGGTTACTTAAAGAAGACTTTCTTGAGAAATGTATTTTGATGAATCAGAATCTTAGTCCAAATCTCTTCTATTGTGAAGATTGCCCACTGCTCCGGTCTGAGGATAGTAGAGTTTCAGGGACGTGCAATGGTCATGTagttagaaattttataaaagagTGCTGGTACAAATGTGGCTGTAGTAAAGGCTGTGGAAATCGTGTTGTTCAGCGAGGCATAACTGCAAATTTACAG GTTTTTATGACTCCTGGAGAAAAAGGGTGGGGCCTTAGGACACTTGAGAACTTGCCTAAAGGTGCATTTGTATGTGAATATGTGGGAGAGATAGTGACCAATTCAGAACTATATGACCGAAACAAGCAAAGTGCTGGCGAGAAGCACACATACCCTGTCTTATTAGATTCAGACTGGGGTTCAGAGGGTGTCTTGAAGGACGAAGAGGCCCTATGTTTGGATGCGACATATTATGGAAACATAGCAAGGTTTATCAATCACAG GTGTGGTGACGCTAACATGGTAGAGGTTCCAGTTGAAATTGAAACACCAGATCACCACTATTACCAT GTTGCATTTTTTACATCAAGGGAAGTTACTGCTGATGAAGAATTAACTTGG GACTATGGCATAGACTTTGGTGATACTAATCATCCTATCAAAGCATTCAAGTGTTGTTGTGGCAGCAAATTATGCAGACAGTATAAGAAACGAAAGA GAACCAGATCCAGCTCTTAA
- the LOC108193181 gene encoding uncharacterized protein LOC108193181, translating into MENVILNARKDGEDNDDSLHFSDKSTELIEDTIVLPGLISRVNPEHLILSNSKIPRQIISFDEQYLRRCLELIKVTALRTTPCNVPLDVSTVFGQLSSRKISSGNACNWNSNVYECPATKFVGSSDGDSVLGAITKSKSMINILKSPLLCQMGSSDSSVNFERTNLVDIGETIHINSVTSSVGSDANSSEKLQKESLVLRDHIYGYEPAPTRLSSLSSTSSGCSDQSSSALVSQGMLHCTWNNGLPHYVFSIDDQREFYTANLMMAESADGKVLDFMYMFHTRSFGKMEDFKHNKESDLVGKMKVTTSFTLLPGNTEIKETQFVLFGINDDCSGEMRTPGHTLKKSLFSKNFFKANHTHKLKNSCKLGVSISKPENSSSKPCQSLTSNLEPTSGISLSEDHFSPNLEMAAIVLKSQICCHNKKADLGGWGMKFLKKHGNAQTDASVEKEAPSRNNLHEDGDYSTTMDILIPAGFHGGPRTNNGGPSSLTERWKSGGHCDCGGWDAGCPLTKLNARSIGTDALLQTDVHWKNKISDFLVEGSKQDVPTMKMVNIHDNLYCLSFQSNLSAIQSFSIATAIIHAHSPTIKPSPYKVKITGFGD; encoded by the exons ATGGAAAACGTGATTTTGAATGCTAGGAAGGATGGTGAAGATAATGATGATTCGTTGCATTTTTCGGACAAGAGTACTGAATTAATAGAAGACACGATAGTTTTACCTGGACTGATAAGCAGAGTAAATCCAGAGCATCTGATTCTATCAAATAGTAAAATTCCACGACAAATAATCAGTTTTGATGAACAATATCTTCGCCGTTGCCTGGAATTAATAAAAGTAACTGCTCTGAGAACAACTCCATGCAATGTTCCTTTAGATGTCAGTACTGTTTTCGGTCAGTTAAGTTCAAGAAAAATTAGCAGTGGGAATGCATGCAATTGGAATAGTAATGTTTATGAATGCCCTGCTACTAAGTTTGTTGGAAGCTCTGATGGGGACTCAGTTCTTGGTGCAATTACTAAGAGCAAAAGTAtgataaatattctaaaaagcCCTTTGTTATGTCAAATGGGCTCTTCAGATAGTAGTGTCAACTTTGAAAGAACAAATTTAGTTGATATTGGTGAAACGATACACATTAATAGTGTCACTTCTTCTGTTGGGTCAGATGCAAATTCATCAGAGAAGCTACAGAAAGAATCCCTTGTTCTAAGAGATCACATATATGGATATGAGCCTGCTCCTACCAGGCTGAGTTCTCTATCAAGCACCAGTTCTGGCTGCTCTGATCAGTCTTCTTCTGCCCTTGTGTCTCAAGGAATGCTACATTGTACCTGGAATAATGGGTTACCACATTATGTTTTCTCTATAGATGATCAAAGGGAATTCTATACAGCAAATTTAATGATGGCCGAGTCAGCAGACGGTAAGGTTTTGGATTTTATGTACATGTTTCATACAAGATCTTTTGGCAAAATGGAAGATTTTAAACATAACAAAGAGTCAGATCTTGTTGGTAAGATGAAGGTTACTACTTCGTTTACGCTCCTTCCTGGTAATACAGAGATTAAGGAGACACAGTTTGTTCTCTTTGGCATTAATGATGATTGTTCGGGCGAGATGCGAACTCCAGGCCATACTCTTAAAAAGAGCCTCTTTTCTAAGAACTTCTTTAAGGCAAATCACACGCATAAGTTAAAAAATTCTTGCAAGTTGGGAGTTTCGATATCTAAACCGGAAAATTCTTCTTCGAAACCTTGCCAAAGTTTAACTAGTAATCTTGAACCTACATCTGGAATCAGTCTTTCGGAAGACCATTTTTCTCCAAACCTCGAGATGGCAGCCATTGTTTTGAAAAGTCAAATTTGTTGCCATAATAAGAAGGCTGATCTAGGTGGGTggggaatgaaatttcttaagaAACATGGGAATGCACAAACTGATGCATCTGTTGAGAAAGAAGCACCTTCTCGAAATAATCTACACGAGGATGGTGATTACTCAACTACTATGGACATTCTAATCCCGGCAGGTTTCCATGGCGGCCCTAGAACCAATAATGGTGGTCCTTCGAGTCTCACTGAAAGATGGAAATCTGGTGGGCACTGTGATTGTGGCGGGTGGGATGCGGGATGCCCACTCACCAAACTAAATGCTAGGTCAATCGGTACGGATGCTTTGTTACAGACTGATGTTCATTGGAAAAACAAGATATCTGATTTCCTTGTTGAG GGGTCAAAGCAGGATGTACCTACCATGAAAATGGTGAACATACATGATAATTTATATTGCCTATCTTTCCAATCTAATCTATCGGCTATTCAATCTTTTTCGATTGCTACAGCTATTATTCATGCTCATAGTCCTACCATTAAACCCAGCCCATACAAGGTGAAAATTACAGGATTCGGGGATTAG